The following DNA comes from Candidatus Peregrinibacteria bacterium.
GTAGACGAAAAAGGATTTGAGAAAGAAATGCTTCTTCAGCAAGAGCGAAGTCGCGCAGGAGCCGCCGCGAGTTTTGAACGTGACGCGGCAGTGCAAAAATTTGCCGATCTTCCGAAAACAGATTTTGTGGGATACCAACAGACACAATTGGAATCAAACATTCTTGGTATTTTAGAATCGGGAGAAGTTGCTTTTATTGTCCTTGAAAAAACTCCATTTTATGCGGAATCTGGCGGACAAGTGGGAGACAGTGGCATGATAACAGGGGAAAATGGATCACTTGAAGTGGTCGATTGTCAAAAAACAGCAACCGGCGTTTTTATTCATTCGGGAAAACTCTCTGGAACACTTTCGGTTGGAGAAAACGTTGTAGCAAAAATTAACACAGAGCGTCGTGGGCAAATTATGCGACACCACTCACTCGCACATCTTTTTCTGAAGGCGACACAAGAGGTCCTCGGGAAAGACATTCACCAAGCAGGAAGTCATGTTAATGAACATCGCATGCGCATTGATTTTACCTTTCCGCGTGCACTCAGACCCGAAGAAATTATCAAAATCGAAGCCCTTGTTGCCAAAGCAGTTACCGCGGCTGTTGCAACAAATATTGTAGAGAAATCACTTACCGAAGCCAAAAAAGAAGGAGCAGAAGCGACGTTTGGCGAAAAATATGGCAAAGTTGTTCGAACCGTAAAAATGGGAGAATTTTCGTATGAACTCTGCGGTGGAACCCATGTACCAAACACTGCGCTTATTGGTGCTGTAAAGATTATTTCAGAAAACGGTGTTTCTGCCGGAGTGCGTCGAGTGGAAATGATTTGTGGAGAATCTGCACAAATTGTTTTACAAGAGCACAGTGAAAAACTCCGAGAAATTGCAGAAAAGCTCAAGGTTCCGCAACACGAAATTTCTGGAAGACTTGATGCGATTTTTGCGGAGCGTAAAGAAATGCAAAATCATATTGGCGCACTTCAAAAAACTCTCGCCAAAACAGAAGCCGTGCGTGTCACAAAAGAAGCAGAAGAGGTTGGCGGAAAACGTGTCGTTATTATAACCGAGGCGAAAATGGATGCCAAAGCGGCAGGAATATTTGCACGTGCAATTATAGAAGAAGGAGCGGACTGTGCTATTATTTTGACGATAGAAGGTGGACTCATTGTGGCAAGTATTGGCGAAGGAAATGCAAATGATATGTTAAAAGGCATCACCAAACAATACGGAGGAGGAGGGGGGGGAAATGCCACTTTTGCAAGCGGTGGCGGTATACAAGGAGCATCAAAGGAAAATATTGTGGCGATGCTTTCGGAAATCATCGCGAAGTAAACGTAGTTGGTTTTGCATTCTTGCCTCCAAAACTTTGCCCTGATATGCTCTTTCTCGCACAAAAACTGGTGGGATGGCCGAGTGGTTGAAGGCGCTGCTCTCGAAAAGCAGTAT
Coding sequences within:
- the alaS gene encoding alanine--tRNA ligase translates to MHPNTLREKFRAFFLSRNHAEIPSSSLIPSADDPTVLFNTAGMQPLVPNLLGAPHPKGKRIFDTQKCVRTPDIDEVGDDTHLTFFEMLGNWSLGDYFKDEAIELAYDFFVKELGLDPARFAITIFEGDNDAPRDNEAEKIWLSKKGITKDQIFAFNKKDNFWGPAGKTGPCGPCSEIHYDRGEAYGKNTGPNSDENQRFVEIWNLVFMEYDKKKDGSYEKLSQRNVDTGVGFERLVSILQQKDSPFDTELFSEILHTISEITKKTYAEHKRAFRIIADHARTATFMIADGVLPGNEGRKYVLRRVIRRAVREGKKLGIQNSFLSHIAKTVIAEYEMYYPELSENKNTIFSTLDLEEKAFRETLERGEKMLEEILAQKPKDISGVESFRLFDTYGFPLDLTKDFAAEHGITVDEKGFEKEMLLQQERSRAGAAASFERDAAVQKFADLPKTDFVGYQQTQLESNILGILESGEVAFIVLEKTPFYAESGGQVGDSGMITGENGSLEVVDCQKTATGVFIHSGKLSGTLSVGENVVAKINTERRGQIMRHHSLAHLFLKATQEVLGKDIHQAGSHVNEHRMRIDFTFPRALRPEEIIKIEALVAKAVTAAVATNIVEKSLTEAKKEGAEATFGEKYGKVVRTVKMGEFSYELCGGTHVPNTALIGAVKIISENGVSAGVRRVEMICGESAQIVLQEHSEKLREIAEKLKVPQHEISGRLDAIFAERKEMQNHIGALQKTLAKTEAVRVTKEAEEVGGKRVVIITEAKMDAKAAGIFARAIIEEGADCAIILTIEGGLIVASIGEGNANDMLKGITKQYGGGGGGNATFASGGGIQGASKENIVAMLSEIIAK